A region of Lycium barbarum isolate Lr01 chromosome 3, ASM1917538v2, whole genome shotgun sequence DNA encodes the following proteins:
- the LOC132631547 gene encoding uncharacterized protein LOC132631547 gives MECNILPLAYGVIDSENDKSWTWFFEQFKQAYGNRDNMCVVSDRHESIIKAVSRVYPTVPHLACIRDLWKNVITKYKSNGEVLSPVFYALAKAYTQAKFDKLMEKIEKVDFRVKEYLEDAGREKWAQLYSPVNRGWTMTSNIVECINGKLVAARELPVFDFLEEVRKMFGRWNCTNMRNGTYTFTTLGKTFQQLLSINECKSLRMTVEPSTEYVYTVNDEARRFIIDLKKKTCSCRMFQMDEIPCPHAWAVLKSKSRMPDEYCSDRFKPKTVIKTYDVPVDPLPDESEWNIPKHICDEVVLPPRYKRPPGRPKKKRDKPLMETMIGKRKNACSTCGRLGHNRRSCSNEPRKK, from the exons ATGGAGT GTAATATTCTACCATTGGCATATGGTGTGATAGATTCAGAGAACGATAAGTCTTGGACCTGGTTCTTTGAGCAGTTCAAACAAGCTTATGGGAATAGGGATAACATGTGTGTTGTATCAGACAGACATGAGAGCATCATTAAGGCGGTGTCTAGAGTATATCCAACTGTGCCACATTTGGCGTGCATACGGGATTTATGGAAAAATGTGATCACGAAATACAAGTCGAATGGTGAAGTATTGAGTCCTGTATTCTATGCACTTGCAAAAGCATACACACAGGCTAAGTTTGATAAGCTGATGGAGAAGATTGAGAAGGTTGATTTTCGAGTAAAAGAGTACTTGGAGGATGCTGGAAGGGAAAAGTGGGCTCAACTGTATTCACCCGTTAACAGAGGATGGACAATGACCTCAAATATAGTTgaatgtattaatggaaaattggtagCAGCAAGAGAGTTGCCTGTTTTCGATTTtcttgaagaagtgaggaagatgtttgggAGATGGAATTGCACTAATATGAGGAACGGTacatacacattcacaacacttgGAAAAACATTCCAGCAATTATTATCAATAAACGAATGTAAATCTCTGCGTATGACG GTTGAACCATCAACTGAATATGTGTATACCGTAAATGATGAGGCAAGGCGTTTCATAATTGATCTTAAAAAGAAAACATGCAGTTGTCGGATGTTCCAAATGGATGAGATACCATGTCCACATGCATGGGCTGTATTGAAGAGTAAAAGTCGTATGCCTGATGAATATTGCTCAGACCGATTCAAACCAAAGACAGTGATTAAGACGTATGATGTGCCTGTGGATCCTCTGCCTGACGAGAGTGAGTGGAATATTCCCAAACACATATGCGATGAAGTTGTTTTGCCACCAAGATACAAGAGACCCCCGGGAAGGCCAAAGAAGAAGCGAGATAAACCATTAATGGAGACGATGATTGGTAAACGTAAGAATGCTTGTAGTACTTGTGGACGTCTTGGTCACAATAGACGTTCTTGTTCTAATGAGCCACGTAAGAAGTAG